GGTGACGACGGCCCGGCAGAAGCCGGCTACGCGGAAGGACCCTGCTGTGCGCACCAGCATCTCGAACGCGACCCCTCCGGTCGCGGCCAAGCAGTCCGGACCGCGATCGCGCGGTGCCGTGTTCGGCGTGATCGTCGCATTGATCTTCGGATTGATGACCTGCGCCGGGGTAGTGGCCCCGGCCGCGAGCGCGGGCCCGCCGCTACCCGAGAACGATCCGTTCTACGCCGCACCGCCCGGCTTCGAACAGACCGAGCCGGGAACAATATTGCGGTCCCGTCCGGTGACGGTCGCCGCGCTCAACCTGTTCCCAGTCCGGGTCCGCGCGTGGCAATTGCTCTATCGCACAACAGACTTCAATGACCAGCCGTATACCTCGGTGACCACGGTGATGGTTCCGGAAGGTCCGGCGAAGCCGCGACCGCTGCTGTCGTACCAGACCGCGGTGGACGCGATCGCGGGCATGTGCAGTGCCTCGTATTCGCTGCAACAGGGCTCACCGATCGATTTCGGCAATCCCGCGGGTCCGCTCACGGCAGGAGCCGGGGCCGCCGAAATCCTTTTGGCTGCCAGCGGTCTCGCCCGCGGCTGGGCGGTGGCGATCCCGGATCAGGGCGGCACCCAGCATCGCTTCGCCACCCCCCGCGAACCGGGTTACGTTGTGCTCGACGGCATCCGGGCCGCCGAACGGTTCGACCCGCTCGGTCTCGACGGACCACGCACCCCGGTGACCCTCTGGGGTTATTCCGGCGGCGGCATCGCCACCGCGTGGACCGCGGAGATGCAGCCCGAGTACGCACCGGAATTGAACATCGCCGGGGCCGCCGTCGGCGC
This genomic stretch from Nocardia brasiliensis ATCC 700358 harbors:
- a CDS encoding triacylglycerol lipase; amino-acid sequence: MRTSISNATPPVAAKQSGPRSRGAVFGVIVALIFGLMTCAGVVAPAASAGPPLPENDPFYAAPPGFEQTEPGTILRSRPVTVAALNLFPVRVRAWQLLYRTTDFNDQPYTSVTTVMVPEGPAKPRPLLSYQTAVDAIAGMCSASYSLQQGSPIDFGNPAGPLTAGAGAAEILLAASGLARGWAVAIPDQGGTQHRFATPREPGYVVLDGIRAAERFDPLGLDGPRTPVTLWGYSGGGIATAWTAEMQPEYAPELNIAGAAVGAPVADLFGGLKAVNGGLLGGLIPIAVAAIAKDSPEFAAAIDRYMSPEGQALVADVHGRCTSQTALNTTLHELLRHFSLPDVTRYLSVSLDELLQDPVIRTAIEERTLGRRAPSAPVYLYNSVNDEVSTAAGADGLAQSYCAAGTSVTYRRDQFPPLVSPHVNFAVMGAPDAFNWLVRRAEGQPAQPGCDIRTMPSTLLDPAAIGTLGSSVGAALSAMLGLPLGAGR